TAGGTAAATTTATTATCAAAGTGATGTGAACTGCGTTCTTTCATACAACGCCTCAGAACAGCAAATAAATCTGTATCCTCAATACCAGGATACATCTCCATCATGGTATGGTCCATCAGTTCTTCCTTTTTGAACCGCCCATGTTTGGCAACAGCATCGTTGACATAAAGATAGCGCCAGTTGAAACCAATAACCTGACAACCCTCCACCATATTATCAAGAACACTGCGGTATTTCTCTTCACTTTTTTTAAGAGCTTTTTCAGTTTTTATTAGCTCAGTTATGTCCAAAAGGGATGCTACACTCTTTTTAGTGCCAGGAATCATACCGATATCCAAATGAATATTTTTAACATCCCCTCTCCGGTCAATAAATCTAAAATCATAACCCAATGGTGCTGAACCCGGGTCAATTCTGCGTAAACGATGATATTCCTTCATTCTTTCAAGATCATCTTTGTCCACAAACTTAGTCCAGCATTTCTTACCTTCAATTTCTTCACTCTTGTAACCACTCAAGTTTTCAAATTCCGTGTTAGCTAAAGAAATTATTGTATCTTCTTCAATGATTACAGTTGCCGTTCCTGTGTGTTCAAAAATTGCCTTATAATACGTTTCTGTTTCTTTAAATTCATTTTTTATCGTATTTTTATAAATTTCAAGTTCAATAGCATATTTTAATTCTTTAACATCATAAGGTTTAATCAAATAGCGGTAAGGTTCTGTTAGACTAACTTTTTGAACTTTCACATCTTCAGAATGAAAAGTTAAAAATATGATCGGTATACTGAGCTTTTTTATTTCCTTGAGATCTTCAATATCTTTGGGATCTGTTCCCTCACTTACATCCATCAAAATAAGATCTGGCCTTAAATCATGCACAAGGGTAATGATATCTTCCATAATCCCAGTACTATACGTAACAGAATAATCGAAGGATTTTAAAGTCTTTTTAGTGTCCAGTGTGGCTAAATCATCAGCCCACTAATAGGATTTTCACATCACCCATTACATAACCCCTATATAAAATATTGTTTGAAGTTTTATTTATAATGTGTATTTTGGGGGTTTAAGAAGTTACAAAGGGCTAATTTCACATTGAAAACTTTATTAATTTCATAATCCTATTTTTCAATACTAATATTAATTTAATTAAAAAAAGACGAAACTTTGTGGATTGAATGATATTCAGGGCTAAAAATAAATAGGATATCCCTGAAATAAATATAATATTCCTCAATATATAATCATAGGAAATCTCACTAATTCGAACCCTGTGGAGTAGAATCAAAAGCATTATATTTCCATAAAGAATTCTATAAAAAGGGATAATCCTATTAAAACCCATTTCACCTGTTGAAACTGGATTAATTGGCAAAAATTTTCATATTAAACAAATTTATTTATATGGTGATAATATGCAATTTCCAACCCGTCGCATGCGAAGACTAAGAAAAACCCCCCAGCTTAGGAAGATCCTCCAAGAAACAACTTTAAATGCTGAAGATTTTATTTATCCTTTGTTTATAAAGGAAGAATTGGAGGAGGGGGCAGGAGAACACATTGATACCATGCCGGGCCAGTACCGTTACAGCTTAGAAGACGCGGTGGAGGAAGCAAAGCGGCTGGAAAAGCTGGGCCTTCAATCAGTCCTGTTATTCGGAATGCCTGAAGAAAAGGATGAACTTGGAACATCAGCCTATGCCGCTGATGGGATAGTACAACAAACCGTCCGACGCTTAAAAGCAGAAACTGATCTGGTGGTTATCACCGATGTTTGCCTCTGTCAGTATACCACCCAAGGACACTGCGGAATAGTGGAAAACGGAGAGATCATCAACGATGAAAGCCTGCGTTTACTTGCTAAAATTGCTTTAAGTCATGCTGAAGCCGGTGCAGACATAGTAGCCCCATCAGATATGATGGATGGTCGGGTGGAAGCCATTCGTGAAATGTTGGATGATGGGGGATTCCAGGATACACTGATTATGTCCTACGCTGCCAAATACGCATCAAGTTTCTACGCACCATTCCGGGATGCGGTTTGCTCGGCCCCATCATTTGGGGACCGCAGGACCCATCAGATGAACCCGGCCAACATTGAGGAAGCCCTTTTGGAGGTGGAATTAGACCTCAATGAAGGAGCAGATATTGTAATGATCAAACCAGCCATGGCATATCTGGACGTGATCCATCGAGTTAAAGAAGAGTTCAGAATGCCCACCGCTGCATACCAGGTTAGTGGAGAGTATTCCATGCTAAGAGCAGGAATTGAAGCCGAATACCTCACTAAAAATGCTATATATGAGTCATTATTATCCATTAAACGTGCTGGTGCTGATCTCATTATATCCCACTTCACCCCTGACTTTCTGGAAGGAAAACTGGATGAGGACTGTTAACCAAGAAAGTATGGATTTTAAGTGTTGATTTTAATAGGCACTGCACTACCACTATAAAAATCCACTTACCACCATAAAAATATAATTACACAATTGAGGTGAATCACCTTGCAATCCAGTTATGTTGCTAAATGCGCCCAAATAGCCTCAGTACTTGAGGTGAGCGGGCATCCTAAACCAGGTAACGTACACCGCACCCGGAACTTCCCAGATATGGTGTTTGAAGATTTTCTTCTCAGTGGAATTGCCATTGGCCAGACCATGGAAAAAGCTGCTGAAAGAGGGTTTAAATACAGATACAAGACTGAAAACTGGGATAAAATTGGGTTAGGTGAACTGATCCTGGAGGCAGTAACAGAAACAGACCACTGGGTGGCTAACAACACCAATCTGGGTATTGTGATGTTACTTGCCCCTATTTCAGTGGTTGCCGGGATGTTTGATTTAAACGAATGTGAAACTGAAAATAACCGTGGGTTTGAAAGGAGAACTGAAGGGTTAAGTGAAATTTGGAATGGTTTTAGGGATAGAATTGACCAGATAATGAGAACTACCACTCCTGAAGATGCAGTTAACCTTTACAGAGCCATTAACATTGCTGATGCGGGAGGAATGGGCGAACAGGATGATCTGGATGTGGCTGCAGAAAGTTCCCTCCAGAAACTGCGGGATGAAGATGTTAACATGTTCAGTGTGCTGGAGATGTCCTCTAAGTGGGATAAGCTGTCATACGAACTCACCCATAAAATGCCAGTTACATTCCAAACTGGATATCCTGTGTTTAAACAGGTTAAATCTGAATATGAAACCAACCAGGCCACGGTACAGACATTTCTAACCATTTTGTCACAGGTTCCAGATACTCTCATTAGCCGGAAGTTCGGGGATGAAAAGGCATTGGAAGTTTCAGCCAATGCAAGGTCTATATTGGAAGAAGGTGGAATATTAACCATGAAGGGGATATCCATGGTGGAAAAATTCGACCAGGAACTGATTAGTAATGGTTTAAACCCAGGTACCACCGCAGATTTCACTGCTTCATCGATTATGGTGGCCTTTCTTGAAGGTTATAATGATTATAAAGCTAAACTTTCAAAATGATAAATGCAAATCCATTGAAAAATAGCAAATTCATTAATACAATCCATTGAAAATAATAATTCATTATAATACAGTTATATTCTCACCATGTAAAAAAAATCTTAAATAAAAATTCAATTCTAAATGAAAATAAACAAAATAACATTATAATGAAAATAAAAATATCATCAGGTATAAACAATCAATATCAACCATTTAAATAACGATTACCGAGGTTTCAAACATGCTGGATAAGATAATCAATGAAATGCACCTCTACGAAAAAAAAGTTTTAAAGGCATTAGGGGAAGCAGGAGGCCAGGACATACCGGAAGATGTGGCCAAAATTACAGCTTTGGATATTAAACAGGTTATGAGTGCTGCCGGGGCACTGGAGTCCAAAGGAATCATAGAAATAGAACGTGACGTGGAAGAAGTGCTGAGTCTGGGTCCCTCAGGATCTACCTATGCCCAGGAAGGATTACCAGAAAGGAAAATCTTAGAAGCACTCCACCAGGACCAAACCATCCACATGAAGGATCTGGCCCAGAAATCAGGAATAGAACCATCTGAAGTTAAAATAGCCATTGGATGGATCATGAAGAAAGGCTGGGCAGTCCTGGATAAAGGAAACGTTACCATAACACAGTATGGTGAAAAAGCTCTGGAAAAACCAGGTATTGATGAGATCCTCCTCAAGACCATCATGGATTCCACTAAAATGTTAACCCTGGGTGGCCTGTCAAACTCCCTTAACGAAGGATTCCAACAACTGAAAAAACGAAAAGGACTCATTAATTTAAACAAAAATTCCAGTTATACTCTGGTTGTTACCAAAAAGGGACAGGATATTCTGGATCATGGGTTCGAAATACGTGAAGAAGCAACCCAACTTACACATGCGCAGCTTAAAACAGATTCCTGGAAAAATTTACATTATCGTGGCTATGATATCCAGGCAGAGCATCCTCTGATATTCCCCGGGAAGATGCATCCCCTGCAGCGGACTATTCAGGAGATCCGTCGCATATTCCTGAACCTGGGATTCACTGAATCCAGGGGAACCATCCTTGAATCAGCATTCTGGAACTTTGACTGCCTTTTCCAGCCCCAAGACCATGCTGCCAGGGAAATGCAGGATACTTTCTATGTTAAATCACCAGATAACACCAGATTACCAGCAGATGAACTGGTGGAAAAGGTGGGTCAGGCCCATGAAGATGGTGGTGCAACTGGCAGTGAAGGATGGGGATACCATTGGGATGTGGATGTGGCCCGCCAGTCAGTGCTCCGGACACATACTACTTGTGTTTCCGCCCGTTACCTGGCAGAGAATGAACCTCCTTTAAAAATGTTCTCAGTGGGCCGGGTTTTCCGCAGGGAAACCATAACCTACAAGCACCTCCCTGAATTCCACCAGGTGGAGGGTATTGTGGCTGCTGAGGAAATAAACTTCAAGAACCTCCTGGGAATATTAAAGGAATTCTACCATCAGTTGGGCTTTGAAGTCCGTTTCCGACCGGCATACTTCCCTTACACCTACTTATCTACTGAGTGTGAGATCTATCTGCCTGAGAAGGAAAGCTGGATTGAACTGGGAGGATCCGGAATGTTCCGTCCAGAAGTCTTAGAACCACTGGGAATAGAAACACCTGTGGCTGCTTTTGGCCTGGGAATTGAACGCTTGGCCATGATACGCCTGGGAATTAAGGATATAAGGATGTTATACCAGAGTGATCTGGGATGGCTGCGTAAACTGCCGGTAACTCAGAATTACAGTCAAAAATAGTAAATAAAATCTGATGGAATAAGTAAAAATCAAAATAATAGGCTAAATCTAAGGAAATAAACTAATAAACCTGGAAGTAAGTAAATTTTCAGGGAACAGTCTGTTATGGGGGCGAGGGAAATAAATGATAAAAAAATACATTGCATTGGCGGCAATCGTTATTATCATGCTACTGGCCATTGTAATTAGCCTGGACATATTACCACCAAGTTCAATACCCCTGGATTCAGTGGAAGTAACAGAATATCAGGGCCAAAAATTATCCTCGGTTGATGACTTCCATGAAAACTCCATTAAAGGCCCCCAGTACGTGAATATTACTAGTTATCATCTGGAAGTAGATGGACTGGTGGCCAATCCCAAAAATTACACCTATGATCAGGTGAAGGATTTCCAGAGTTACCAGAAAGTGGTTAAACTTGACTGTGTGGAAGGATGGAGTGTGAATATACTCTGGCAGGGAGTGTTGGTAAAAGACATCCTGAATGAGGTGAAACCATTACCCACAGCAAACACCGTGATTTTTTACGCTTCTGACGGTTATTCCACCTCTTTTCCATTGGAATACCTTCAGAACAACCAGATATTAATGGCATATAAAATGAACAATGCCACTCTACCCCCAGAGAGGGGATTCCCCTTCCAGTTGGTGGCAGAGAGTAAATGGGGATATAAGTGGATAAAATGGATCAACAGGATTGAACTATCTGATAATCCCAATTACCAAGGTTACTGGGAAAGCAGAGGTTATTCTCTAAGTGGTAATCTTAATGATAGTTTTTTAAAATGATTAAAACCGTTTATTAAATTATTTGAGCAAATTAGAAGTAAATTTCTGGTTCATCACTGCAAATAAAAAAAAATCGCTAAAAATTAGACCATAATACCCTGCAGAGTGGATAACATGGAGAGGAAAACCACCAAAAAAGCGGTTCAAATAACTTTGATAATCATGATATTCATTGTTATAATCTCTGGTCTGGGAATAACATATTACCGGAGTATAGAACTAATCACCGGGGGTTTACTGGATAAAACCCTTTCTTTCCAGTTACACACCCTGTTATTTTTACCATTTCTCCTGATACTCCTCATTCATATCTTTTTCTCATGGTTATGGCCTAAAAAAGGTTAGAGTAACCATACATATAAAACAATTAAACACCAAATAGATTACTATAAATAGTTTGGATCCTTATACTGATATCCCAGTTTATATACTCAAACATCTTAATGATAATTCCTTTAATTATATTTCCATTATCCTTAAATCTGCCCATTAATCAAAATGAAGATTACTATCATCACATACTGAGTTATTTAAAAATATTTTTTCTATTAATAATTAGATTTATTAAATAATTAGCATTCTATAAAATAAATTTACCCTACTAGAAATATTTCAGGATTTAGAGGATGAATATGGTTTATGATAATATTTTTGGTGCCCGAATTTTAGATCTGGCCCTGGAAGTTGAGGATCACCTTATAATATCTGATCTTCACCTGGGATATGAAGAAGCACTGAACTATCAAGGTATAATGATACCCAAATTCCAGTATCCTAAGATCATTAAAAGAATGGAAGAGATCCATTCCCAGAGCGATTGCACCAGTATCATCATCAATGGTGATCTTAAACACGAATTTGGCAAGATAAACCGTCAGGAGTGGAATGAAACCCTGAAATTCATGGATTATCTAAAAAGAAGATTCCAGGAAATCATCCTCATCAAGGGTAATCACGACACCCTGACACCCATAATAGCCCGAAAAACAGGATTAGAAGTATATCCCTCTTATTCAACTGGTAATTTTTTAGTGATGCATGGTGATAAGATTCCTGAAAAATGGG
The Methanobacterium sp. DNA segment above includes these coding regions:
- a CDS encoding PAS domain S-box protein, with the translated sequence MEDIITLVHDLRPDLILMDVSEGTDPKDIEDLKEIKKLSIPIIFLTFHSEDVKVQKVSLTEPYRYLIKPYDVKELKYAIELEIYKNTIKNEFKETETYYKAIFEHTGTATVIIEEDTIISLANTEFENLSGYKSEEIEGKKCWTKFVDKDDLERMKEYHRLRRIDPGSAPLGYDFRFIDRRGDVKNIHLDIGMIPGTKKSVASLLDITELIKTEKALKKSEEKYRSVLDNMVEGCQVIGFNWRYLYVNDAVAKHGRFKKEELMDHTMMEMYPGIEDTDLFAVLRRCMKERSSHHFDNKFTYPDGTAGWFELRVHPVSEGIFILSIDITERVKKQEEILFKSALLEEKIKKQQEKLGYLEKD
- the hemB gene encoding porphobilinogen synthase gives rise to the protein MQFPTRRMRRLRKTPQLRKILQETTLNAEDFIYPLFIKEELEEGAGEHIDTMPGQYRYSLEDAVEEAKRLEKLGLQSVLLFGMPEEKDELGTSAYAADGIVQQTVRRLKAETDLVVITDVCLCQYTTQGHCGIVENGEIINDESLRLLAKIALSHAEAGADIVAPSDMMDGRVEAIREMLDDGGFQDTLIMSYAAKYASSFYAPFRDAVCSAPSFGDRRTHQMNPANIEEALLEVELDLNEGADIVMIKPAMAYLDVIHRVKEEFRMPTAAYQVSGEYSMLRAGIEAEYLTKNAIYESLLSIKRAGADLIISHFTPDFLEGKLDEDC
- a CDS encoding triphosphoribosyl-dephospho-CoA synthase, producing the protein MQSSYVAKCAQIASVLEVSGHPKPGNVHRTRNFPDMVFEDFLLSGIAIGQTMEKAAERGFKYRYKTENWDKIGLGELILEAVTETDHWVANNTNLGIVMLLAPISVVAGMFDLNECETENNRGFERRTEGLSEIWNGFRDRIDQIMRTTTPEDAVNLYRAINIADAGGMGEQDDLDVAAESSLQKLRDEDVNMFSVLEMSSKWDKLSYELTHKMPVTFQTGYPVFKQVKSEYETNQATVQTFLTILSQVPDTLISRKFGDEKALEVSANARSILEEGGILTMKGISMVEKFDQELISNGLNPGTTADFTASSIMVAFLEGYNDYKAKLSK
- a CDS encoding phenylalanine--tRNA ligase subunit alpha, whose translation is MLDKIINEMHLYEKKVLKALGEAGGQDIPEDVAKITALDIKQVMSAAGALESKGIIEIERDVEEVLSLGPSGSTYAQEGLPERKILEALHQDQTIHMKDLAQKSGIEPSEVKIAIGWIMKKGWAVLDKGNVTITQYGEKALEKPGIDEILLKTIMDSTKMLTLGGLSNSLNEGFQQLKKRKGLINLNKNSSYTLVVTKKGQDILDHGFEIREEATQLTHAQLKTDSWKNLHYRGYDIQAEHPLIFPGKMHPLQRTIQEIRRIFLNLGFTESRGTILESAFWNFDCLFQPQDHAAREMQDTFYVKSPDNTRLPADELVEKVGQAHEDGGATGSEGWGYHWDVDVARQSVLRTHTTCVSARYLAENEPPLKMFSVGRVFRRETITYKHLPEFHQVEGIVAAEEINFKNLLGILKEFYHQLGFEVRFRPAYFPYTYLSTECEIYLPEKESWIELGGSGMFRPEVLEPLGIETPVAAFGLGIERLAMIRLGIKDIRMLYQSDLGWLRKLPVTQNYSQK
- a CDS encoding molybdopterin-dependent oxidoreductase, producing the protein MIKKYIALAAIVIIMLLAIVISLDILPPSSIPLDSVEVTEYQGQKLSSVDDFHENSIKGPQYVNITSYHLEVDGLVANPKNYTYDQVKDFQSYQKVVKLDCVEGWSVNILWQGVLVKDILNEVKPLPTANTVIFYASDGYSTSFPLEYLQNNQILMAYKMNNATLPPERGFPFQLVAESKWGYKWIKWINRIELSDNPNYQGYWESRGYSLSGNLNDSFLK
- a CDS encoding metallophosphoesterase produces the protein MVYDNIFGARILDLALEVEDHLIISDLHLGYEEALNYQGIMIPKFQYPKIIKRMEEIHSQSDCTSIIINGDLKHEFGKINRQEWNETLKFMDYLKRRFQEIILIKGNHDTLTPIIARKTGLEVYPSYSTGNFLVMHGDKIPEKWDEITEKNIIIGHEHPSVGIRSGERMEKVKCFLSGNFRDKKMIVMPSFNFITEGSDVLHEKLLSPFLKETNHDDLEVFGVENFETFYFGKISHLLKVQQKPYPYDSHFIEF